Proteins from a single region of Cupriavidus sp. MP-37:
- a CDS encoding hydrolase: MTTPANFNGKRPAIDPADTAMLLIDHQSGLFQTVGDMPMPELRLRAAALAKMATLSKLPVITTASVPQGPNGPLIPEIHENAPHAKYVARKGEINAWDNPDFVAAVRETGKKTLIIAGTITSVCMAFPSISAVADGYKVFAVVDASGTYSKMAQEITLARIVQAGVVPMDTAAVASELQQTWNRADAQQWAEIYTKIFPAYQLLIESYMKAQEVEKNHEQLDSQR; encoded by the coding sequence ATGACCACACCCGCCAATTTCAACGGCAAGCGTCCGGCCATCGATCCCGCCGATACGGCAATGCTGCTGATCGACCACCAGAGTGGCCTGTTCCAGACCGTGGGCGACATGCCGATGCCCGAACTGCGCCTGCGCGCTGCCGCGCTGGCGAAGATGGCGACGCTGTCCAAGCTCCCGGTCATCACCACCGCATCGGTGCCGCAAGGCCCCAACGGCCCGCTGATCCCCGAGATCCACGAGAACGCCCCGCATGCCAAATACGTCGCCCGCAAAGGCGAGATCAACGCCTGGGACAATCCCGACTTTGTCGCCGCCGTGCGCGAGACCGGCAAGAAGACCCTGATCATCGCCGGCACCATCACCAGCGTGTGCATGGCGTTCCCGTCGATCAGCGCGGTCGCCGACGGCTACAAGGTGTTTGCGGTGGTCGACGCTTCGGGCACCTATTCCAAGATGGCGCAGGAAATCACGCTGGCGCGCATCGTCCAGGCCGGCGTGGTGCCGATGGACACCGCCGCCGTGGCCTCGGAGCTGCAGCAGACCTGGAACCGCGCGGACGCGCAGCAATGGGCCGAGATCTACACCAAGATCTTCCCGGCCTACCAGTTGCTGATCGAGAGCTACATGAAGGCGCAGGAGGTCGAGAAGAACCACGAGCAGCTGGACTCCCAGCGCTAA
- the ycaC gene encoding isochorismate family cysteine hydrolase YcaC: MSKPYKRLDKTQAAVLMVDHQAGLLSLVRDIEPDKFKNNVLALADLAKYFKLPTVLTTSFEDGPNGPLVPELKAMFPDAPFIPRPGQINAWDNEDFVAAVRATGKKQLLIAGVVTEVCVAFPALSAIEEGFDVFVVTDASGTFNEITRNAAWQRMSDAGAQLMTWFGVAAELHRDWRNDIEGLGTLFSNHIPDYRNLITAYTTVKGSK; encoded by the coding sequence ATGAGTAAGCCCTACAAGCGTCTGGACAAGACCCAGGCTGCCGTGCTGATGGTCGACCACCAGGCCGGCCTGCTGTCGCTGGTGCGGGACATCGAACCCGACAAGTTCAAGAACAACGTGCTTGCGCTGGCCGATCTGGCCAAGTATTTCAAGCTGCCGACGGTGCTGACTACCAGCTTCGAAGATGGCCCGAACGGACCGCTGGTGCCCGAGCTCAAGGCCATGTTCCCGGATGCGCCGTTCATTCCGCGCCCTGGCCAGATCAACGCCTGGGACAACGAGGACTTCGTCGCCGCCGTGCGCGCCACCGGCAAGAAGCAACTGCTGATCGCCGGCGTGGTCACCGAGGTGTGCGTGGCGTTCCCGGCGCTGTCGGCGATCGAAGAAGGCTTTGACGTGTTCGTCGTGACCGATGCCTCGGGCACGTTCAACGAAATCACGCGCAACGCGGCCTGGCAACGGATGTCGGACGCTGGCGCGCAATTGATGACGTGGTTCGGCGTGGCAGCCGAACTGCACCGTGACTGGCGCAACGATATCGAAGGCCTGGGCACGCTGTTCTCGAACCATATTCCGGATTATCGGAATCTGATTACGGCTTATACGACGGTGAAGGGCAGCAAGTAA
- a CDS encoding MFS transporter, whose product MRQIDVHQLADTARFNRFHALILFWCALIIIFDGYDLAVAGIALPSIMKEMGVTATSAGFMVSSALFGMMFGAIFLGTVADRIGRRRAIAICIALFSVFTAAAGLTSDPVSFSVTRFLAGLGIGGVMPNVVAQMTEYSPRKLRGTLVTLMFSGYSVGGMLAALLGKGLIESYGWQSVFLAAGLPVVLIPLVLRALPESMPYLIRTGQTATLQAVVARLAPSYRPQAGDTFTLPADDKAGSAPIRRLFQDGRGVSTVMFWVAFFMCLFMVYALSSWLAKLMAGAGYSLGSALTFVLVLNFGAMLGAIGGGWLADRLPIKHVLIGMYALAAVSITLLGYPMPSAALFVVVGLAGASTIGTQIVTYAYAGQFYPMAVRGTGIGWASGVGRSGAILAPIVIGVLVGMSLPLQQNFMAMAIPAVIAVGAVSMINHRRSASAQAGVAAPVRGAVREA is encoded by the coding sequence ATGCGTCAGATCGATGTCCACCAGCTGGCCGACACGGCCCGCTTCAACCGCTTCCATGCGCTCATCCTGTTCTGGTGCGCGCTGATCATCATCTTCGACGGCTATGACCTCGCGGTGGCGGGAATCGCCCTGCCGTCGATCATGAAAGAAATGGGCGTGACCGCCACCAGTGCGGGCTTCATGGTCAGCTCGGCGCTGTTCGGCATGATGTTCGGCGCGATCTTCCTCGGCACCGTGGCCGACCGCATCGGGCGCCGGCGCGCCATTGCCATCTGCATCGCGCTGTTCAGCGTGTTCACCGCGGCGGCGGGCCTGACCAGCGACCCGGTCAGCTTCAGCGTCACGCGCTTCCTGGCAGGATTGGGCATCGGTGGCGTGATGCCGAACGTGGTGGCGCAGATGACCGAGTACTCGCCGCGCAAGCTGCGCGGCACGCTGGTGACGCTGATGTTCAGCGGCTATTCGGTCGGCGGCATGCTGGCCGCGCTGCTGGGCAAGGGGCTGATCGAAAGCTACGGCTGGCAGTCGGTATTCCTCGCCGCCGGCCTGCCGGTGGTGCTGATCCCGCTGGTGCTGCGCGCGCTGCCGGAGTCGATGCCCTACCTGATCCGCACCGGCCAGACCGCGACGCTGCAGGCGGTGGTGGCACGGCTCGCGCCGTCATATCGCCCGCAAGCCGGCGATACCTTCACGCTGCCCGCGGATGACAAGGCCGGCAGCGCACCCATCCGCCGCCTGTTCCAGGACGGCCGCGGCGTCAGCACGGTGATGTTCTGGGTGGCATTCTTCATGTGCCTGTTCATGGTCTATGCGCTCAGCTCGTGGCTGGCCAAGCTGATGGCGGGCGCGGGCTACAGCCTGGGCTCGGCGCTGACCTTCGTGCTGGTGCTGAACTTCGGCGCGATGCTCGGCGCCATCGGCGGCGGCTGGCTGGCCGACCGCCTGCCGATCAAGCACGTGCTGATCGGCATGTATGCGCTCGCGGCGGTGTCGATCACGCTGCTGGGCTATCCGATGCCCAGCGCCGCGCTGTTCGTGGTGGTGGGCCTGGCGGGCGCTTCCACCATCGGCACGCAGATCGTTACCTATGCCTACGCGGGCCAGTTCTACCCGATGGCGGTGCGCGGCACCGGCATCGGCTGGGCTTCCGGCGTGGGGCGCAGCGGCGCCATCCTGGCGCCGATCGTGATTGGCGTGCTGGTAGGAATGTCGCTACCGCTGCAGCAGAACTTCATGGCGATGGCGATCCCGGCGGTGATCGCGGTGGGGGCGGTGTCGATGATCAACCACCGGCGCTCGGCGTCGGCGCAGGCTGGGGTTGCTGCGCCGGTTCGCGGCGCTGTGCGGGAGGCCTGA
- a CDS encoding benzoate-CoA ligase family protein produces the protein MNATPAAPSVRPPGPSFNFAAHLLDCNAGRAGKVAYLDDDGQLTYGELDLQVRRLAAALLAAGIRREERVLLLMHDCTDWPVCFLGAMYAGIVPVAVNTLLTADDYAYMLRHSRAQAVLVSAALVPVLQDALARPGHEVRQVLVSRAQAALPDGMATLETALAAQPPLQAPAATGCDDPGFWLYSSGSTGQPKGVVHSHGNPYWTAALYAGPVLGLNEQDVCFSAAKLYFAYGLGNGLSFPLSVGATVVLMAERPTPDATFRRWLQHQPTVFFGAPTGYAGLLASPALPSRAEVALRLCSSAGEALPAEIGERFTAHFGCEIIDGIGSTEMLHIFLSNRPGQVRYGTTGWPVPGYTIELRDEDGRAVPDGEIGDLYIQGPSAAMMYWANREKSRETFRGGWTKSGDKYVRNPDGSYRYAGRSDDMLKVSGIYVSPFEVEATLVQHPAVLEAAVIGVPDHDGLLKTKAFVVLKAGAQLREDELKAFVKERLAAYKYPRAIAFVEALPKTATGKIQRFVLRERELQAAAERAAAVA, from the coding sequence ATGAACGCCACGCCCGCAGCGCCATCGGTCCGGCCACCCGGCCCATCCTTCAACTTTGCCGCACACCTGCTCGACTGCAACGCCGGGCGCGCCGGCAAGGTCGCCTATCTCGACGACGACGGCCAGCTCACCTATGGCGAGCTCGATCTGCAGGTGCGGCGCCTGGCCGCGGCGCTGCTCGCTGCCGGCATCCGCCGCGAAGAGCGCGTGCTGCTGCTGATGCACGACTGCACCGACTGGCCGGTGTGCTTCCTCGGCGCGATGTACGCCGGCATCGTCCCGGTTGCCGTCAATACGCTGCTGACCGCCGACGACTACGCCTACATGCTGCGGCACAGCCGCGCGCAGGCCGTGCTGGTGTCGGCGGCGCTGGTGCCGGTGTTGCAGGACGCGCTGGCGCGTCCCGGGCATGAGGTGCGGCAGGTGCTGGTATCGCGCGCGCAGGCAGCGCTGCCCGACGGCATGGCCACGCTGGAGACGGCGCTTGCCGCGCAGCCGCCGCTGCAGGCGCCCGCCGCCACCGGCTGCGACGATCCCGGCTTCTGGCTCTACTCGTCGGGCTCGACCGGCCAGCCCAAGGGAGTGGTGCACAGCCACGGCAACCCGTACTGGACCGCGGCGCTCTATGCCGGGCCGGTGCTGGGCCTGAACGAGCAGGATGTGTGCTTCTCCGCGGCCAAGCTGTATTTTGCTTACGGGCTGGGCAATGGTCTGAGCTTTCCGCTCAGCGTCGGCGCCACGGTGGTACTGATGGCCGAGCGGCCCACGCCCGATGCCACGTTCCGGCGCTGGCTGCAGCACCAGCCGACGGTGTTCTTCGGCGCGCCGACCGGATACGCCGGCCTGCTCGCGTCGCCGGCGCTGCCTTCGCGCGCCGAGGTGGCGCTGCGGCTCTGCTCGTCGGCCGGCGAAGCGCTGCCGGCGGAGATCGGCGAGCGTTTCACCGCGCATTTCGGCTGCGAGATCATCGACGGCATCGGCTCCACCGAGATGCTGCATATCTTCCTGTCGAATCGTCCGGGGCAGGTGCGCTACGGCACCACCGGCTGGCCGGTGCCGGGCTACACCATCGAGCTGCGCGACGAAGACGGGCGTGCCGTGCCCGACGGCGAGATCGGCGACCTGTATATCCAGGGCCCCAGCGCCGCGATGATGTACTGGGCCAACCGCGAGAAGTCGCGCGAGACTTTCCGCGGCGGCTGGACCAAGAGCGGCGACAAGTACGTGCGCAACCCCGACGGCAGCTATCGCTACGCGGGGCGCAGCGACGACATGCTCAAGGTCAGCGGCATCTACGTGTCGCCGTTCGAGGTCGAGGCCACGCTGGTGCAGCACCCCGCGGTGCTCGAGGCCGCGGTGATCGGCGTGCCCGACCACGACGGGCTGCTCAAGACCAAGGCCTTCGTGGTGCTGAAGGCGGGCGCGCAGTTGCGCGAAGACGAGCTGAAGGCCTTCGTCAAGGAACGCCTGGCCGCCTACAAGTACCCGCGCGCGATCGCCTTCGTCGAGGCGCTGCCCAAGACCGCTACCGGCAAGATCCAGCGCTTCGTGCTGCGCGAACGAGAACTGCAGGCCGCCGCAGAGCGCGCCGCCGCGGTGGCGTGA
- a CDS encoding 3,4-dehydroadipyl-CoA semialdehyde dehydrogenase, whose translation MTELLSNYLGGTWQRGSGAGTALFDPVLGNELVRVDATGLDLAAGFAFARERGAALRALSYRQRAALLGEVVKVLQVNRDAYYDIATANSGTVRNDSAVDIDGGIFTLGTYAKLGDALGDRHYLPDGEASRLGKDPLFQSQHVLVPTRGVALFINAFNFPAWGLWEKAAPALLAGVPVIVKPATATAWLTQRMVRDVVEAGILPAGALSVVCGSAAGLLDALQSFDVVSFTGSADTAAVIRSHPAIAQRSVRVNIEADSVNAAVLLPQDGPGSAAFDLLAKEVVREMTVKSGQKCTAIRRVFVPEAVYAHAAEAIGARLAKVTVGNPRNDTVRMGSLVSRTQFDAVQAGVAGLRRHAQVLHDGARQPLVDADPAVACCLGPTLLGVTDVDAAAAVHDTEVFGPVATLLPYRDTAHALALVRRGQGSLVASLYGSDAAALGAAALELADSHGRVHVVSPDVAQLHTGHGNVMPQSLHGGPGRAGGGEELGGLRALHFYHRRSALQASTAVLDALA comes from the coding sequence ATGACTGAACTCCTTTCCAACTACCTTGGCGGCACCTGGCAACGCGGCAGCGGTGCCGGCACCGCGCTGTTCGATCCGGTGCTCGGCAACGAACTGGTGCGCGTCGACGCCACCGGCCTGGACCTTGCTGCCGGCTTCGCGTTCGCCCGCGAGCGCGGCGCCGCGTTGCGCGCGCTGAGCTACCGGCAACGCGCCGCGCTGCTGGGCGAGGTGGTGAAGGTGCTGCAGGTCAATCGCGATGCCTATTACGACATCGCCACCGCCAACAGCGGCACGGTGCGCAACGACTCCGCGGTCGACATCGACGGCGGCATCTTCACGCTGGGCACCTACGCAAAGCTGGGCGACGCGCTCGGCGACCGGCATTACCTGCCGGACGGCGAAGCGTCGCGGCTGGGCAAGGATCCGCTGTTCCAGTCGCAGCACGTGCTGGTGCCCACGCGCGGCGTGGCGCTGTTTATCAATGCCTTCAACTTCCCGGCCTGGGGCCTGTGGGAGAAGGCCGCGCCGGCGCTGCTGGCGGGCGTGCCGGTGATCGTCAAACCCGCTACCGCGACGGCCTGGCTGACCCAGCGCATGGTGCGCGACGTGGTCGAGGCCGGGATCCTGCCGGCGGGCGCGTTGTCAGTGGTGTGCGGCAGCGCCGCGGGCCTGCTCGACGCGCTGCAGTCGTTTGACGTGGTCTCGTTCACCGGTTCGGCCGACACCGCGGCGGTGATCCGCTCGCATCCGGCCATCGCGCAGCGCTCGGTGCGCGTGAACATCGAAGCGGACAGCGTCAATGCCGCCGTGCTGCTGCCGCAGGACGGCCCCGGCAGTGCCGCCTTTGACCTGCTGGCGAAGGAAGTGGTGCGCGAGATGACGGTCAAGTCCGGCCAGAAATGCACCGCGATCCGCCGCGTGTTCGTGCCCGAGGCCGTGTACGCTCACGCCGCCGAGGCCATCGGCGCAAGGCTGGCGAAGGTGACCGTGGGCAACCCGCGCAACGACACCGTACGCATGGGTTCGCTGGTCAGCCGCACGCAGTTCGACGCCGTGCAAGCCGGCGTGGCCGGGCTGCGCCGTCACGCCCAAGTACTGCATGACGGTGCGCGGCAGCCGCTGGTCGATGCCGATCCGGCGGTGGCCTGCTGCCTCGGCCCGACGCTGCTGGGCGTGACCGATGTCGACGCGGCCGCCGCGGTGCACGACACCGAAGTGTTCGGCCCGGTCGCCACGCTGCTGCCCTATCGCGACACGGCGCACGCGCTGGCGCTGGTGCGCCGCGGCCAGGGGTCGCTGGTGGCCTCGCTCTATGGCAGCGATGCAGCCGCGCTCGGCGCCGCCGCGCTGGAGCTGGCAGACAGCCATGGCCGCGTGCATGTGGTTTCGCCCGACGTGGCGCAGCTGCATACCGGCCATGGCAACGTCATGCCGCAATCGCTGCACGGCGGCCCGGGCCGCGCCGGCGGCGGCGAAGAACTGGGCGGCCTGCGCGCGCTGCATTTCTATCACCGCCGCAGCGCGCTCCAGGCCAGCACCGCGGTGCTCGACGCCCTCGCCTGA
- the boxC gene encoding 2,3-epoxybenzoyl-CoA dihydrolase, with amino-acid sequence MTTAPRVDYQTDPSQYKHLKLAFDGPVATLAVDIDENAGLRPGYKLKLNSYDLGVDIELNDALNRIRFEHPEVRTVVITSGKDKVFCSGANIFMLGVSSHAWKVNFCKFTNETRNGIEDSSAHSGLKFLAAVNGACAGGGYELALACDEILLVDDRSSAVSLPEVPLLGVLPGTGGLTRVTDKRHVRHDLADIFCTTTEGVRGQRAKDWRLVDDIAKPAVFAQKVRERALALAAQSDRPADAQGVALAPIERVIEADALRYTHVTVEIDRAGRTATFTVKAPTGAQPQDIDAIVQAGAGWYPLQLARELEDAILSMRTNELDIGTWLIKTSGDAAAVLATDATLLAHKHHWLVRETIGLLRRTLSRLDVSSRSLFALIEPQSCFAGTFLELALACDRSYHLALPDDEARAPKITVADVNFGLYPMATGQSRLGRRFYDEQPALDAVRARAGQPLDADAAHALGLVTANPDDIDWADEVRIALEERVAMSPDALTGMEANLRFNGQENMFTRIFGRLTAWQNWIFQRPNAVGDKGALKVYGKGDKAAFDWNRV; translated from the coding sequence GTGACCACCGCCCCCCGCGTCGACTACCAGACCGACCCCTCCCAATACAAGCACCTGAAGCTGGCATTCGACGGCCCAGTCGCCACGCTGGCGGTGGATATCGACGAGAACGCCGGCCTGCGTCCCGGCTACAAGCTCAAGCTCAACAGCTACGACCTCGGCGTCGATATCGAGCTGAACGACGCGCTCAACCGTATCCGCTTCGAGCATCCGGAAGTGCGCACCGTGGTCATCACCAGCGGCAAGGACAAGGTGTTCTGCTCCGGCGCCAACATCTTCATGCTCGGCGTCAGCAGCCATGCGTGGAAGGTCAACTTCTGCAAGTTCACCAACGAGACCCGCAACGGCATCGAGGATTCCTCGGCGCACAGCGGCCTGAAGTTCCTCGCCGCGGTCAACGGCGCCTGCGCCGGCGGCGGCTATGAGCTGGCGCTGGCCTGCGACGAGATCCTGCTGGTCGACGACCGTTCGTCGGCCGTGAGCCTGCCGGAAGTGCCGCTGCTGGGCGTGCTGCCTGGCACCGGCGGCCTGACCCGCGTCACCGACAAGCGCCATGTGCGCCATGACCTCGCCGATATTTTCTGCACCACCACCGAAGGCGTGCGCGGCCAGCGCGCCAAGGACTGGCGCCTGGTCGACGATATCGCCAAGCCGGCGGTGTTTGCGCAGAAGGTGCGGGAACGCGCGCTGGCGCTGGCCGCGCAGAGCGACCGCCCGGCCGATGCGCAGGGTGTCGCGCTCGCGCCGATCGAGCGCGTGATCGAAGCGGATGCGCTGCGCTATACGCACGTCACGGTCGAGATCGACCGGGCCGGCCGCACCGCCACCTTTACGGTGAAGGCACCGACCGGCGCGCAGCCGCAGGACATCGACGCGATCGTGCAGGCCGGCGCCGGCTGGTATCCGCTGCAGCTGGCGCGCGAGCTGGAAGACGCGATCCTGTCGATGCGCACCAATGAACTGGACATCGGCACCTGGCTGATCAAGACCAGCGGCGACGCCGCCGCGGTGCTGGCCACCGATGCCACGCTGCTGGCGCACAAGCACCACTGGCTGGTGCGCGAAACCATCGGCCTGCTGCGCCGCACGCTAAGCCGTCTGGACGTGTCGTCGCGCAGCCTGTTCGCGCTGATCGAGCCGCAGTCGTGCTTTGCCGGCACCTTCCTGGAGCTGGCGCTGGCGTGCGACCGCAGTTACCACCTGGCGCTGCCCGACGACGAGGCGCGCGCGCCGAAGATCACCGTCGCCGACGTCAACTTCGGCCTGTACCCGATGGCCACCGGCCAGAGCCGCCTGGGCCGCCGCTTCTACGACGAGCAGCCCGCGCTCGATGCCGTGCGCGCCAGGGCAGGGCAGCCGCTCGATGCCGATGCCGCCCACGCACTGGGCCTGGTCACCGCCAACCCCGACGACATCGACTGGGCCGACGAAGTGCGCATCGCGCTGGAAGAGCGCGTGGCGATGTCGCCCGACGCGCTCACCGGCATGGAAGCCAACCTGCGCTTCAACGGCCAGGAAAACATGTTCACCCGCATCTTCGGCCGCCTGACCGCATGGCAGAACTGGATCTTCCAGCGCCCCAACGCGGTCGGCGACAAGGGTGCGCTCAAGGTCTACGGCAAGGGCGACAAGGCCGCCTTCGACTGGAACCGCGTCTGA
- the boxB gene encoding benzoyl-CoA 2,3-epoxidase subunit BoxB, giving the protein MSGINYSDKIPNNVNLSEDRTLQRALEQWQPNYLSWWHDMGPEGSHQHDIYLRTAISVDPQGWAHFGHVKMPDYRWGIFLNPAEANRKIHFGDHKGEDAWQDVPGEYRANLRRIIVTQGDTEPASVEQQRHLGLTAPSMYDLRNLFQVNVEEGRHLWAMVYLLHKYFGRDGREEGEALLERRSGQQDNPRILQAFNEQTPDWLSFFMFTYFTDRDGKFQLCALAESAFDPLARTTKFMLTEEAHHMFVGESGVSRVLQRTCQVMNELKTDDPAKLRAAGVIDLPTLQRYLNFHYSVTIDLFGADESSNAATFYSTGLKGRYEEGKRMDDHVLKGQTYRVLQAQNGQLTEKEVPMLNALNEVLRDDYIKDSMAGIERWNKVIDKAGIPFRLKVPHKAFHRNIGALAGVKVSPDGRVISDAEWRDFRDQWLPTDGDRAFVASLMGRVVEPGKFANWIAPPVMGINRQPVDFEYVRFN; this is encoded by the coding sequence ATGTCCGGCATCAACTACAGCGACAAGATCCCCAACAACGTCAACCTCAGCGAAGACCGCACCCTGCAGCGCGCGCTCGAGCAATGGCAGCCCAACTACCTGAGCTGGTGGCACGACATGGGCCCGGAAGGCTCGCACCAGCACGACATCTACCTGCGCACCGCGATCAGCGTCGATCCGCAGGGCTGGGCCCACTTTGGCCACGTCAAGATGCCGGATTACCGCTGGGGCATCTTCCTGAACCCGGCCGAGGCCAACCGCAAGATCCACTTCGGCGACCACAAGGGCGAGGACGCGTGGCAGGACGTGCCCGGCGAATACCGCGCCAACCTGCGCCGCATCATCGTGACGCAGGGCGATACCGAGCCGGCGTCGGTCGAGCAGCAGCGCCACCTGGGCCTGACCGCGCCCAGCATGTACGACCTGCGCAACCTGTTCCAGGTGAATGTGGAAGAGGGCCGCCACCTGTGGGCCATGGTCTACCTGCTGCACAAGTACTTCGGCCGCGACGGCCGCGAAGAGGGCGAGGCGCTGCTCGAGCGCCGCAGCGGCCAGCAGGACAATCCGCGCATCCTGCAGGCGTTCAACGAGCAGACGCCCGACTGGCTGTCGTTCTTCATGTTCACCTACTTCACCGACCGCGACGGCAAGTTCCAGCTGTGCGCGCTGGCCGAGAGCGCCTTCGACCCGCTCGCGCGCACGACAAAGTTCATGCTGACCGAGGAAGCGCACCATATGTTCGTCGGCGAGAGCGGCGTGTCGCGCGTGCTCCAGCGCACCTGCCAGGTGATGAACGAACTGAAGACCGACGATCCCGCAAAGCTGCGCGCCGCCGGCGTGATCGACCTGCCGACGCTGCAGCGCTACCTCAATTTCCACTACAGCGTGACCATCGACCTGTTCGGCGCCGACGAGTCCAGCAACGCCGCCACCTTCTACAGCACCGGCCTGAAGGGCCGCTACGAGGAAGGCAAGCGCATGGACGACCACGTGCTCAAGGGCCAGACCTACCGCGTGCTGCAGGCGCAGAACGGCCAGCTGACCGAGAAGGAAGTGCCGATGCTCAACGCGCTCAACGAAGTGCTGCGCGACGACTACATCAAGGACAGCATGGCCGGCATCGAGCGCTGGAACAAGGTCATCGACAAGGCCGGCATCCCGTTCCGCCTGAAGGTGCCGCACAAGGCGTTCCACCGCAATATCGGCGCGCTCGCCGGCGTCAAGGTATCGCCCGACGGCCGCGTGATCTCCGATGCCGAATGGCGCGACTTCCGCGACCAGTGGCTGCCCACCGACGGCGACCGCGCCTTCGTCGCCAGCCTGATGGGCCGCGTGGTCGAGCCCGGCAAGTTCGCCAACTGGATCGCGCCGCCGGTGATGGGCATCAACCGGCAGCCGGTGGATTTCGAGTACGTGCGGTTTAACTGA
- the boxA gene encoding benzoyl-CoA 2,3-epoxidase subunit BoxA — translation MDMAEIQVIKQHLIDPEICIRCNTCEATCPVGAITHDSRNYVVDADKCNLCMACIAPCPTGSIDNWREVPKLRAYSIEEQLGWDALPDELSPEQLADLAPGAELQTAAPEMAAASPLAGTSEEAFNSARYGATVPPWSAAHAYTNLYGARSAHKTITATVTGNVRVTEVGREYDTHHIVLDFGTTPFPVLEGQSIGIVPPGTDAGGRPHHARQYSIASARNGERPGYNNLSLTIKRVLQDHDGNPVRGVGSNYMCDLKVGDKVEVIGPFGASFLMPNHPRSNIVMICTGTGSAPMRAMTEWRRRLRKAGKFDGGKLMLFFGARSKEELPYFGPLQNLPKDFIDINLAFSRTPGQPKRYVQDLMRERAADLAALLASPDTYFYVCGLKSMEEGVVLALREVAQQAGLNWETVAERLRGEGRLHLETY, via the coding sequence ATGGACATGGCAGAGATTCAAGTCATCAAGCAGCACCTGATCGATCCCGAGATCTGCATCCGCTGCAATACCTGCGAAGCCACCTGCCCGGTGGGTGCGATCACGCACGACTCGCGCAACTACGTGGTCGATGCCGACAAGTGCAACCTGTGCATGGCCTGCATTGCCCCGTGTCCGACGGGGTCGATCGACAACTGGCGCGAGGTGCCGAAGCTGCGCGCCTATAGCATCGAGGAGCAGCTTGGCTGGGATGCGCTGCCGGATGAACTGTCGCCCGAACAGCTGGCAGACCTCGCGCCCGGCGCCGAGCTGCAGACCGCCGCGCCCGAAATGGCCGCCGCATCGCCGCTAGCCGGCACCAGCGAGGAAGCCTTCAACAGCGCCCGCTATGGCGCCACCGTGCCGCCGTGGTCCGCCGCGCATGCCTACACCAACCTCTATGGCGCCAGGTCCGCGCACAAGACCATCACCGCTACCGTGACCGGCAACGTGCGCGTGACCGAGGTTGGCCGCGAATACGACACGCACCACATCGTGCTGGACTTCGGCACGACGCCGTTCCCGGTGCTCGAAGGCCAGTCCATCGGCATCGTGCCGCCCGGCACCGACGCCGGCGGCCGCCCGCACCACGCGCGCCAGTACTCCATCGCCAGCGCTCGCAACGGCGAGCGGCCGGGCTACAACAACCTGTCGCTGACAATCAAGCGCGTGCTGCAGGATCACGACGGTAATCCCGTGCGTGGCGTTGGCTCGAACTACATGTGCGACCTGAAGGTGGGCGACAAGGTGGAAGTCATCGGCCCGTTCGGCGCCAGCTTCCTGATGCCCAACCATCCGCGCTCGAACATCGTGATGATCTGCACGGGCACCGGCAGCGCGCCGATGCGGGCGATGACGGAATGGCGCCGGCGGCTGCGCAAGGCCGGCAAGTTCGATGGCGGCAAGCTGATGCTGTTCTTCGGCGCGCGCAGCAAGGAAGAGCTGCCGTACTTCGGGCCGCTGCAGAACCTGCCGAAGGATTTCATCGACATCAACCTGGCGTTCTCGCGCACGCCGGGACAGCCCAAGCGCTATGTACAGGACCTGATGCGCGAGCGCGCGGCGGACCTGGCGGCGCTGCTGGCTTCACCGGATACGTACTTCTATGTCTGCGGGTTGAAGAGCATGGAAGAGGGCGTGGTGCTGGCGCTGCGCGAAGTCGCGCAGCAGGCGGGGCTGAACTGGGAGACGGTGGCGGAGAGGTTGAGGGGGGAGGGGAGGCTGCATCTGGAGACGTATTGA